A genomic stretch from Flavobacterium sp. KS-LB2 includes:
- a CDS encoding DUF3810 domain-containing protein — protein MQVLPYFPLQVEQFYSTGFYPILSKFSRSALGSIPFSLGDLIYIVAISFILKWFWNQRKSWKLKWKNNIISILSFVSVFYFLFHSLWALNYYRQPLFEKMEIKKEYSDADLLVFTKKLIAKTNAIQKQITKNDSLKVVFPYSQNQVFKMNLNGYKKLAEEHPYFTYTHLSTKKSIISLPLTYMGFGGYLNPFTNEAQVNYLGPMYSFPMTTNHEMAHQMGFASESECNFIGFLASIKNDNVYIQYSGYSMALRYCLGNWQARDEKIFKQLMKTIHPGILKNYKESEHFWKQYDTIIDKGFHAFYDRFLKINQQKDGLEGYSKFVNLMVNYYQERKL, from the coding sequence TTGCAGGTACTACCCTATTTTCCGCTACAAGTGGAACAGTTTTACAGTACTGGTTTTTATCCAATACTTTCAAAATTTTCAAGATCAGCATTGGGCAGCATTCCGTTTTCTTTGGGGGATTTAATTTATATTGTTGCCATTAGTTTTATTCTGAAATGGTTTTGGAACCAACGAAAATCTTGGAAATTAAAATGGAAAAACAATATAATATCTATACTAAGTTTTGTTTCAGTGTTCTATTTCTTATTTCATTCACTGTGGGCGTTGAATTATTACCGCCAACCACTTTTTGAAAAAATGGAGATTAAAAAAGAGTATTCAGATGCTGATTTATTGGTTTTCACCAAAAAGTTAATCGCTAAAACAAACGCCATCCAAAAACAGATTACAAAAAACGACAGCTTAAAAGTAGTATTCCCGTATTCTCAAAATCAAGTTTTCAAGATGAATTTGAATGGATACAAAAAACTAGCCGAAGAACATCCGTATTTCACGTATACCCATTTAAGCACCAAAAAATCAATCATCAGTTTGCCATTGACCTATATGGGTTTTGGTGGCTATTTGAATCCGTTTACGAATGAAGCACAAGTTAATTATCTGGGGCCAATGTACAGTTTCCCCATGACTACTAATCATGAAATGGCACATCAAATGGGTTTTGCCAGTGAAAGTGAATGCAACTTTATTGGATTCTTAGCATCCATAAAAAATGATAATGTATACATTCAATATTCGGGTTACAGTATGGCCTTGCGGTATTGCTTAGGCAATTGGCAAGCACGTGACGAGAAGATTTTCAAACAATTAATGAAGACTATACATCCCGGAATTTTAAAAAACTACAAAGAAAGTGAGCATTTTTGGAAGCAGTACGATACTATTATTGACAAGGGTTTTCATGCTTTTTACGATAGATTTCTAAAAATAAATCAGCAAAAAGATGGCTTAGAAGGCTATAGTAAATTTGTAAATTTAATGGTAAACTACTACCAAGAAAGAAAGCTATGA